In Nitrospirota bacterium, a single genomic region encodes these proteins:
- a CDS encoding site-specific DNA-methyltransferase, with product MSNKNQKLELTWIGKENQPKLEPRILIEDTEKSFGDRNTDNMLIQGDNLLALKALEQDFAGKIKCVYIDPPYNTGNAFEHYDDGLEHSIWLSLIRPRIEMLHRLLSNDGTLWISIDDDESHYLKVLCDEVFGRKNFVNNVIWEKKYSPQNDAKWLSDSHDHILVYAKNKETWRPNLLPRTEEMNARYKNPDNDPRGLWKSSDMSVKTYTAATDYPVTLSSGRIVNPPESRCWVISKEKYEEMVKDNRIWFGRDGNSVPSIKRFLTEVQVGTVSKTIWHRTDVGDNQEAKREIKTFNSEDVFSTPKPERLIQRILTLATNEGDLVLDSFLGSGTSAAVAHKMKRSWIGIELGEHCHTHCLPRLKKVVDGTDQGGISKAVTWQGGGGFKYYYLAPSLLKEDKHGSWVIDERYNADMLAAAMAKHESFKYSPDEQIYWKQGRSTEKDYIFTTTNFVTVEFLDKIHDEMQPDQSLLICCKSFSKACESRHLNITVRKIPKMLLGRCEFGKEDYSLNIVNMPVDENEPQPEPVKVQQKPVRKVKDKTQGELFVEEEINEE from the coding sequence ATGTCCAACAAAAACCAAAAACTCGAACTAACATGGATAGGCAAGGAGAACCAGCCGAAGCTGGAGCCGAGGATTCTTATTGAAGACACTGAAAAGTCCTTCGGTGACAGGAATACTGATAATATGCTTATTCAGGGTGACAATCTCCTTGCCCTCAAGGCGCTTGAGCAGGATTTTGCAGGGAAGATTAAGTGTGTCTATATTGATCCGCCTTATAATACCGGCAATGCCTTTGAGCATTATGATGACGGGCTGGAGCATTCAATATGGCTGAGTCTGATAAGGCCGAGGATTGAGATGCTGCACAGGCTGTTGAGCAATGACGGAACACTCTGGATTTCTATTGATGACGATGAGAGTCATTATCTGAAGGTGTTGTGTGATGAGGTTTTTGGAAGAAAGAATTTTGTAAATAATGTTATATGGGAAAAGAAATATTCTCCGCAGAATGATGCAAAATGGTTGTCTGATAGCCACGACCATATTCTGGTATATGCAAAGAACAAAGAGACATGGAGACCGAATCTCTTGCCGAGAACAGAGGAGATGAATGCCCGCTATAAAAACCCTGACAATGATCCGAGAGGCCTGTGGAAATCGAGTGATATGTCAGTAAAAACATATACAGCTGCAACGGACTATCCTGTTACCCTGTCTTCTGGTCGCATTGTTAATCCTCCAGAAAGTAGATGTTGGGTTATTTCAAAAGAAAAATATGAAGAGATGGTCAAAGATAATAGGATTTGGTTTGGACGAGATGGTAATAGTGTGCCCTCAATCAAACGTTTTTTAACGGAAGTACAAGTAGGAACTGTCTCTAAAACTATTTGGCACAGAACTGATGTTGGTGATAATCAAGAGGCAAAGCGTGAGATAAAGACATTTAATAGCGAGGATGTTTTCTCTACCCCCAAACCTGAACGCCTTATCCAGCGTATTCTTACCTTAGCTACCAACGAGGGCGATCTTGTCCTTGACTCCTTTCTTGGCTCCGGCACTTCCGCCGCCGTTGCCCATAAGATGAAGCGCAGTTGGATAGGCATTGAGCTTGGTGAGCACTGCCACACCCATTGCCTGCCGCGTTTGAAAAAGGTTGTTGATGGTACAGATCAGGGTGGAATATCCAAGGCCGTAACCTGGCAGGGCGGTGGTGGTTTCAAATATTATTATCTTGCCCCAAGTCTGCTTAAAGAGGATAAACACGGCAGCTGGGTGATTGATGAACGGTATAATGCCGACATGCTGGCCGCTGCAATGGCAAAGCATGAGAGCTTTAAATACTCCCCTGATGAGCAGATCTACTGGAAGCAGGGGAGGTCAACGGAGAAGGATTATATCTTTACAACCACAAACTTCGTCACTGTTGAGTTTCTCGATAAGATTCATGACGAGATGCAGCCTGATCAGAGCCTGCTGATCTGCTGCAAGTCCTTCTCAAAGGCTTGTGAGAGCAGACACCTGAACATTACCGTAAGGAAAATCCCAAAGATGCTCCTGGGCCGCTGTGAATTTGGGAAAGAGGATTACAGCCTGAATATTGTCAATATGCCGGTTGATGAAAATGAACCGCAACCTGAGCCGGTTAAGGTACAGCAGAAACCTGTACGCAAGGTTAAAGACAAGACACAGGGGGAGCTTTTTGTTGAAGAAGAGATTAATGAAGAATAA
- a CDS encoding Fic family protein: MSETYKEILGKVDAIKSALDCYRPFPEHVVQQLRNYYRIGLTYTSNAIEGNTLTESETRVVIEDGLTIGGKSIREHSEAIGHARAYDHIYSLLNKALSEKDVLYLHRLFFQQIEPGDAGKYRQRNVIITGNDFLPPDYREISGLMKRHVENLNRVQTDQHPLEWAGDLHSEFESIHPFIDGNGRVGRLLLSILTMKNGYCPVIIPPIRRAAYIAALQKANKGDLSMIRTFILSVVHEEMKSLNRLVTSLVQ; this comes from the coding sequence ATGAGTGAGACATATAAAGAGATATTGGGGAAAGTTGATGCCATTAAGTCTGCCCTTGACTGCTATCGTCCCTTTCCTGAACATGTCGTTCAACAACTAAGGAATTATTACCGCATTGGTCTGACCTATACATCCAATGCCATAGAAGGGAACACCCTGACAGAGTCAGAGACCAGGGTTGTCATTGAGGATGGACTAACCATAGGCGGGAAGTCCATAAGAGAACATTCTGAGGCTATTGGACATGCAAGGGCCTATGACCATATTTATTCCCTCCTGAACAAGGCGTTGTCTGAGAAAGATGTCCTGTATCTTCACAGGCTTTTTTTTCAGCAGATAGAACCGGGTGACGCCGGAAAGTACCGGCAGAGGAATGTCATAATTACAGGGAATGATTTCCTGCCTCCTGATTATCGTGAGATTTCCGGGTTAATGAAAAGGCATGTTGAAAATCTGAACAGAGTCCAGACAGATCAACACCCGCTTGAATGGGCTGGCGACCTGCACTCTGAGTTTGAATCCATTCATCCCTTCATTGATGGCAATGGAAGGGTCGGAAGACTTTTATTGAGTATATTAACTATGAAGAATGGATACTGCCCTGTGATTATTCCTCCAATAAGAAGGGCAGCGTATATAGCGGCGTTGCAAAAGGCAAATAAAGGAGACCTGTCTATGATAAGGACTTTCATTCTTAGTGTTGTCCATGAAGAGATGAAGTCATTAAATAGACTCGTTACAAGTCTCGTTCAGTGA
- a CDS encoding polysaccharide deacetylase family protein — protein MKIRAHLIHKILSIIFIIQVVSTVNPSSVMSESLPSDNKGKVMILEYHKIDYPESRWTRTPENFRKDLQRFYEKGYQLTRMDDFLEGRIRVGNGKTPLILTFDDSSPGQLRFLSDGNSGYKVDPDCAVGILESFHAKHPDFGLAAVFYVLPAADPPNKLFNQPEYTQEKLRYLVRKGFEIGNHTLWHATLSKQSPEGVRRQLALAVKAIQEAVPGYEVKSLSLPMGIYPKDTSTLLNGTYEGVSYRHKGVMMVTGGPAVPPFHKSFDPLRIPRIQAVERELSYWLQYFDEHVEERFTSQ, from the coding sequence GTGAAAATCAGAGCACATCTTATTCATAAGATTCTGAGTATCATATTTATCATTCAGGTTGTATCTACTGTTAATCCATCATCAGTCATGTCTGAATCTCTTCCATCTGATAATAAAGGCAAGGTCATGATCCTTGAATACCATAAGATTGACTATCCTGAGTCCCGCTGGACACGGACGCCTGAGAATTTCAGGAAAGACCTGCAGAGGTTCTATGAGAAAGGCTACCAGCTGACACGGATGGACGATTTTCTGGAAGGCCGTATCCGGGTTGGGAATGGAAAGACGCCGCTTATCCTGACCTTCGATGATTCATCACCGGGACAGCTCAGGTTTCTTTCTGATGGAAATAGCGGTTATAAGGTGGATCCTGACTGTGCAGTGGGCATACTTGAATCATTCCATGCAAAACATCCCGATTTTGGATTAGCGGCAGTCTTCTACGTCCTGCCTGCGGCTGACCCGCCAAATAAGCTTTTTAACCAGCCTGAATATACACAGGAGAAGCTCCGCTACCTGGTGCGCAAAGGCTTTGAAATCGGCAATCACACCTTATGGCATGCAACGCTGTCAAAACAGAGCCCCGAAGGTGTGCGCCGTCAGCTTGCGCTTGCTGTCAAGGCGATACAGGAGGCGGTGCCGGGCTACGAGGTCAAATCACTTTCCCTTCCCATGGGGATTTATCCGAAGGACACAAGCACCCTGCTGAACGGTACATATGAGGGTGTATCATACAGGCATAAAGGCGTGATGATGGTAACAGGCGGCCCGGCAGTCCCTCCATTCCACAAATCCTTTGACCCGCTCCGCATACCACGGATTCAGGCTGTTGAACGGGAGCTTAGTTACTGGTTGCAGTATTTTGATGAACATGTGGAAGAGAGGTTTACAAGTCAATAG
- a CDS encoding DEAD/DEAH box helicase family protein, translated as MNRIASSIKNRLSLRPPQEGSLNILAGLMDSLALQKNCDLSAELEKVRSAYPVCTDFERSFPSICFALATGVGKTRLMGAFIAYLYLAKGFRNFFVLAPNLTIYNKLIVDFSNTTCPKYVFQGIGEFVHNNPVIVTGDNYNSIGDLFREQEIRINVFNISKINSEMRGGKLPRIKRLSEYLGYSYFNYLSGLDDLVLLMDESHHYRADRGMEVINELNPILGLELTATPQVERSGGAVKFKNVVYEYSLAKAIRDGFVKEPAVATRKDFDPGQYSPEDLDRIKLEDGIRIHEDTKVALDIFARDHRMPVVKPFVLVVAKDTEHAGRLRELIVSSAFFEGHYEDKVMEIHSNQSGDEKDENIDRLLSLESPDNRIEIVIHVNMLKEGWDVTNLYTIIPLRTAASTTLREQTIGRGLRLPYGKRTGHDKVDKLTIVAHDRFQEIIDAANRPDSIIRKENIITIDAEELSHTKEVITSVPLVEKKIEEQQKVIDSIAGPEEKQRAQISLDVQKAILYMLPELNNKVTSVNGLKKEEIKEMAIEKIRESLASSPQQVMFAAEMIKDAENTYEMIVDEFAKNIIEIPRITIQQSGEIRSGFRDFDLDTNNLNYQPVSEEILIRKLREQENSVDIVIGRGRIIPDVPERIIVNELMNYPEINYDEQSELLFKLTGQAIEKFQSWLGADQILNVVQYHKKEIGRYIYSQLMVHFYCETTGFEQPVVKPFTKIEEHNFSKYTKDSIHHYTDTITPTSAIPGKVFCGFRKACHNLYKFDSKTEKDFAIILENEAAVLKWMRPAQRQFHIYWRHNSKQYNPDFIVETVDTIYMVETKKEGAIDDQDVQEKSQAALQHCKYATEFTSQNSGKQWKYVLIPHNIVQANMSFNYLVRACET; from the coding sequence ATGAACCGCATTGCCAGCTCCATTAAAAACCGCCTGAGCCTGCGGCCTCCGCAGGAGGGGAGCCTGAATATACTGGCAGGGCTTATGGACAGTTTAGCCCTTCAAAAAAACTGCGATTTATCTGCAGAGCTTGAAAAGGTCAGGAGCGCCTATCCTGTCTGTACCGATTTTGAAAGGAGCTTCCCTTCTATCTGCTTCGCACTGGCAACCGGTGTCGGCAAGACACGGCTTATGGGGGCATTTATCGCTTATCTCTACCTTGCCAAGGGTTTTAGAAACTTCTTTGTCCTTGCCCCGAACCTGACTATTTACAATAAGCTCATTGTGGATTTTTCCAATACCACCTGTCCCAAGTATGTATTTCAGGGGATCGGAGAGTTTGTCCACAACAATCCTGTAATCGTTACCGGCGATAATTACAACTCCATTGGTGACCTTTTCAGGGAGCAGGAGATAAGGATTAATGTCTTTAATATCTCCAAGATAAACTCAGAGATGAGGGGCGGGAAGCTCCCTCGTATCAAAAGGCTGTCGGAATATTTGGGATACTCGTATTTCAACTACCTCTCCGGCCTTGATGACCTTGTCCTGCTTATGGACGAATCCCATCACTACCGTGCAGACAGGGGCATGGAGGTTATCAATGAGTTGAACCCCATTTTAGGTCTGGAGCTTACGGCAACCCCGCAGGTTGAACGAAGCGGAGGGGCGGTAAAATTTAAGAATGTGGTATATGAATATTCTCTTGCTAAGGCTATCCGGGACGGCTTTGTTAAAGAGCCGGCAGTGGCTACCCGCAAAGATTTTGATCCGGGCCAGTATTCACCTGAGGATTTGGACAGGATCAAGCTTGAAGACGGTATCCGGATCCATGAGGATACAAAGGTTGCTTTGGATATCTTTGCACGGGATCACAGAATGCCGGTAGTAAAGCCATTTGTGCTGGTGGTTGCCAAAGATACGGAACATGCCGGCAGGTTAAGAGAGCTTATAGTATCAAGCGCTTTCTTTGAGGGGCACTATGAGGATAAGGTTATGGAAATCCATTCGAATCAGAGCGGGGATGAGAAAGATGAGAACATTGATCGTCTGCTCTCTTTGGAAAGTCCTGACAACAGGATAGAGATTGTTATTCATGTGAATATGCTCAAAGAGGGGTGGGATGTTACAAACCTCTATACCATAATTCCTTTGAGGACGGCGGCCTCAACTACTCTGAGAGAACAGACGATCGGCAGGGGACTGCGCCTTCCTTATGGAAAGAGGACAGGTCATGACAAGGTTGACAAGCTCACTATTGTTGCCCATGACAGGTTTCAGGAGATTATTGATGCTGCTAACAGGCCCGATTCAATCATCAGAAAAGAAAATATCATTACCATTGATGCGGAAGAATTAAGCCATACTAAAGAAGTCATTACGTCCGTCCCATTGGTTGAGAAAAAGATTGAGGAGCAGCAGAAAGTAATTGACTCCATTGCAGGGCCGGAAGAGAAACAGCGGGCGCAGATAAGTCTCGATGTTCAAAAGGCCATTCTCTACATGCTTCCGGAGCTTAACAATAAAGTGACAAGTGTTAATGGATTGAAGAAGGAAGAAATTAAGGAGATGGCCATTGAGAAGATAAGGGAGAGCCTGGCAAGCTCGCCGCAGCAGGTAATGTTTGCTGCAGAAATGATAAAGGATGCAGAGAATACCTATGAAATGATTGTGGATGAGTTTGCAAAGAACATTATTGAAATCCCGAGAATAACCATCCAGCAATCCGGTGAGATAAGATCGGGTTTCAGGGATTTTGATCTGGACACGAACAACCTGAATTATCAACCTGTCTCAGAGGAGATTCTCATCAGGAAACTGAGGGAGCAGGAAAATAGTGTTGACATTGTTATAGGTAGGGGCAGAATTATTCCTGATGTCCCGGAACGTATCATTGTGAATGAGCTTATGAACTACCCTGAAATAAACTACGATGAACAGTCGGAGCTGTTGTTCAAGTTGACTGGACAGGCCATTGAGAAGTTTCAGTCCTGGCTGGGAGCTGATCAGATTTTAAATGTCGTCCAATATCACAAGAAAGAGATAGGACGGTATATCTATTCCCAGTTAATGGTGCATTTCTATTGTGAGACGACAGGCTTTGAACAACCGGTTGTAAAACCTTTTACAAAAATTGAAGAACACAATTTCTCCAAATATACAAAGGACAGCATACATCATTATACCGATACCATAACTCCAACAAGTGCAATCCCGGGCAAGGTTTTCTGCGGATTCAGAAAGGCCTGTCATAATCTTTATAAATTCGACTCCAAGACAGAAAAGGACTTTGCCATCATCCTGGAAAATGAAGCGGCGGTATTAAAATGGATGAGACCGGCTCAGAGGCAGTTTCACATCTACTGGAGGCATAACTCCAAGCAATACAATCCTGACTTTATCGTTGAGACGGTAGACACTATTTATATGGTGGAGACAAAGAAAGAGGGCGCCATAGATGACCAGGATGTTCAAGAAAAAAGTCAGGCGGCTCTGCAACACTGCAAATATGCCACTGAGTTCACGTCGCAAAACAGCGGCAAGCAGTGGAAGTATGTCCTTATACCACATAACATTGTTCAGGCTAACATGAGTTTCAATTATTTGGTGAGGGCATGTGAGACGTGA
- a CDS encoding DEAD/DEAH box helicase family protein: MPITSYHAKYFAYELTRQYSSDSLQKLAASLSDAQVDLNPHQVEAALFAFRSPLSKGAILADEVGLGKTIEAGIVLSQKWAERNRRILIIVPSSLRKQWNQELADKFFLPSCILETKSFNEEIRKGNLNPFHQNEVIICSYHFARSKDAYIKLVNWDLVVIDEAHHLRNVYKNTNKIASAIKTAVAHSPKLLLTATPLQNSLLELYGLVSIIDDYTFGDLKSFKSQFARLTNDDNFDDLKARLYPVCKRTLRRQVLEYVKYTNRIPITQEFHPTESEQMLYDMVSEYLQRPNLYALPASQRQLMTLILRKLLASSTYAISGTLEALAHKLDAVIEECEPLILESAISENFEEYEELKDEWTEEDESGEELKIYTPEEIKSIREESRSLKEFYELARSIRRNSKGEVLITALKAGFAEAEKRGGSKKAIIFTESTRTQKYLASILEDTDYKGSIVLFNGSNSDPKSQEIYKRWIERHQGTDRITGSKSADMRAAIVDYFRDEAVIMIATEAAAEGINLQFCSLVVNYDLPWNPQRIEQRIGRCHRYGQKHDVVVVNFLNKKNAADQRVYQLLAEKFKLFEGVFGASDEVLGSIESGVDFEKRIAQIYQQCRTEDEIQAAFDTLQKELEPQIDGSMRLTRRNLLENFDEEVHEKLRMNLEESREYISKYENWLWELTKYYLEPYADFADNGHSFTLRQNPFPGEVIHPGPYRIGKNIEDANIYRFGHPLAQRIIERCKSSALDCQELVFDYSGTQRKIGILEPLIGKTGWLSVSDLTIESFEIENDILFCGMTDDGMALDVEQCQRFFSLPATIKPIQGEISGDVMRTLEVLAGKQQEDILQRNVGRNAGFFDSEIEKLDKWAEDVKNSLEIELKELDKEIKTRKTESRKILKLEEKVAAQREIKEMEKKRNTLRQNLYQAQDEVDSKKENLISEIEARLKQKISRDVMFTIRWRLL, from the coding sequence ATGCCTATAACATCTTACCACGCCAAATACTTTGCGTATGAACTGACAAGGCAATATTCTTCTGACAGCCTGCAGAAGCTTGCCGCCTCTTTGTCTGATGCACAGGTTGATCTAAATCCCCATCAGGTAGAAGCCGCCTTATTTGCCTTTCGTTCACCCTTATCCAAAGGAGCAATTCTGGCAGATGAGGTTGGCCTTGGCAAGACCATAGAGGCCGGTATCGTCCTTTCTCAGAAATGGGCTGAACGGAATAGAAGGATACTTATTATAGTCCCCTCCAGCCTCAGGAAACAATGGAATCAGGAACTGGCAGATAAGTTTTTCCTCCCTTCCTGTATCCTTGAAACGAAATCCTTCAACGAAGAAATCAGGAAAGGCAATCTGAATCCATTTCATCAGAATGAAGTCATTATCTGTTCTTACCACTTTGCCAGGTCAAAGGATGCCTATATCAAGCTGGTCAATTGGGACCTGGTGGTTATTGATGAGGCCCATCACTTGCGAAATGTTTATAAGAATACCAATAAGATTGCCAGTGCCATTAAAACTGCCGTTGCCCATTCTCCAAAGCTTCTTTTAACTGCAACCCCGCTTCAAAATTCCCTGCTGGAACTCTACGGTCTCGTGAGTATTATTGATGACTATACCTTTGGCGATCTGAAGAGCTTTAAAAGTCAGTTTGCCAGGCTGACGAATGATGACAACTTTGATGACCTGAAGGCGCGTCTTTACCCTGTCTGCAAGCGGACACTCAGAAGACAGGTATTGGAGTATGTGAAATATACCAACAGGATTCCAATTACACAGGAGTTCCATCCAACGGAAAGTGAACAGATGCTCTATGACATGGTATCTGAATACCTTCAAAGACCTAACCTTTACGCATTACCGGCAAGTCAGAGACAGTTGATGACGCTGATCTTGCGTAAGCTCCTTGCCTCTTCTACCTATGCCATTTCAGGGACACTCGAAGCCCTGGCACACAAGCTTGATGCAGTTATTGAAGAATGTGAACCTCTGATTTTAGAGTCCGCTATTTCTGAGAACTTTGAAGAATATGAGGAGTTGAAGGATGAATGGACAGAAGAGGATGAAAGCGGTGAAGAATTAAAGATCTATACTCCAGAAGAAATAAAGTCCATTCGGGAGGAAAGCCGGTCGTTGAAAGAATTCTACGAACTGGCCAGGTCTATCCGGAGGAACTCCAAGGGAGAGGTTCTTATCACTGCGTTGAAAGCCGGTTTTGCCGAAGCTGAGAAACGTGGTGGCAGTAAAAAGGCCATTATATTCACTGAATCAACCAGAACTCAGAAATATCTTGCAAGCATTCTTGAAGATACGGATTACAAGGGGAGCATTGTCCTGTTCAACGGATCAAACAGTGATCCAAAATCTCAGGAGATTTATAAACGATGGATAGAAAGGCACCAGGGCACGGACAGGATTACAGGCTCAAAGAGTGCGGACATGCGGGCTGCTATCGTGGACTACTTCAGGGATGAAGCGGTGATCATGATTGCTACCGAAGCGGCCGCCGAAGGGATTAATCTGCAATTTTGCTCTCTTGTTGTAAATTATGACCTCCCGTGGAATCCTCAGCGGATTGAACAGAGGATAGGGAGATGCCATCGTTACGGACAAAAGCACGATGTGGTGGTTGTGAACTTCCTCAATAAGAAGAATGCCGCAGACCAGAGGGTATACCAGCTTCTCGCTGAAAAATTCAAACTCTTCGAAGGCGTCTTTGGCGCAAGCGATGAGGTCCTGGGGAGCATCGAGTCCGGTGTTGACTTTGAGAAGCGGATTGCACAGATCTATCAGCAATGCCGGACAGAGGATGAGATACAGGCCGCCTTTGATACCCTTCAGAAGGAGCTTGAACCCCAAATAGACGGATCCATGCGGCTCACGCGCCGGAACCTCCTTGAGAACTTCGATGAAGAGGTGCATGAAAAACTCCGGATGAATCTTGAGGAGAGCAGGGAGTATATTTCCAAATACGAAAACTGGCTCTGGGAACTCACAAAATATTATCTTGAACCCTATGCCGACTTTGCCGATAACGGGCACTCCTTTACACTGCGGCAGAATCCCTTTCCTGGCGAGGTCATCCATCCCGGACCATACAGAATAGGGAAGAACATTGAAGACGCTAACATCTACAGGTTCGGCCACCCCCTTGCACAGCGTATTATTGAAAGATGTAAGTCCTCTGCACTGGATTGTCAGGAATTAGTATTTGATTACTCAGGGACGCAGAGGAAGATCGGCATATTGGAGCCATTAATCGGCAAGACTGGTTGGTTGTCTGTTAGTGATCTTACAATCGAGTCGTTTGAAATCGAAAACGACATTTTATTTTGCGGTATGACAGATGACGGCATGGCTCTGGATGTAGAACAGTGTCAGAGATTCTTTTCTCTGCCGGCCACAATAAAACCCATTCAAGGCGAGATCTCTGGAGATGTAATGAGGACATTGGAAGTGTTAGCCGGCAAACAACAGGAGGACATCCTGCAAAGGAATGTCGGCCGTAATGCCGGTTTTTTCGATTCGGAAATAGAAAAGCTCGATAAATGGGCAGAGGATGTTAAAAACAGCCTCGAAATTGAATTGAAAGAACTTGACAAAGAAATAAAAACCAGAAAAACCGAGTCCAGGAAGATTCTCAAACTTGAGGAAAAGGTCGCTGCCCAGAGGGAAATCAAGGAAATGGAGAAGAAGAGAAATACGCTGCGGCAGAATCTCTATCAGGCGCAGGATGAAGTGGATAGCAAAAAGGAAAACCTGATAAGCGAGATTGAGGCAAGATTGAAACAGAAAATATCACGTGATGTTATGTTTACAATACGATGGAGATTGTTATAA
- a CDS encoding sigma 54-interacting transcriptional regulator, giving the protein MNREDSPSKISSDAILDSIAGILPNAASVQRYLDVNSETILNSIADGIVVIGLDHRILFINRAAEEMLGRPDMESIIGDKKCNEVISHPGCTIGCLINTTLETGEPVYNYETFFERKGRKLFLSINTALLRDGNNEIIGGIETFRDITIIKELHNELKNKYSFENIIGKDQRMHEVYELIREVAPTKATVLIEGETGTGKELIANAIHLHSPRNNRPFVKATCAVLSEGLLESELFGHVKGAFTGAITDKTGRFELANQGTIFLDEIGDVALHTQIKLLRVLQEGELERVGDSKTIRVDVRVIAATNKDLRLAVEKGEFREDLYYRLKVVPVLVPPLRERKDDIPLLLKHFIEKFNTEMGAKVGNVSPAAMEFLMEYHYPGNIRELEHIIEYAVIRCHGATINPEHLPKDIQNKSIIDKVINKHDPLRELEREFVIRLLIETNWNYLECARRLNMSRTTLWRKLKALDIGKENL; this is encoded by the coding sequence ATGAACAGAGAAGACAGCCCATCTAAGATATCAAGCGATGCCATCCTTGATAGTATTGCAGGTATCCTTCCTAATGCCGCAAGTGTCCAGCGGTATCTTGACGTTAATAGCGAGACAATATTAAACAGCATCGCAGATGGTATAGTGGTCATAGGGCTGGACCATCGGATCCTTTTTATCAACCGTGCTGCAGAAGAGATGTTAGGGCGGCCGGACATGGAGTCCATTATAGGTGATAAAAAGTGCAATGAGGTTATTTCACATCCGGGTTGCACCATTGGTTGTCTGATCAACACAACTTTAGAGACGGGAGAGCCTGTCTATAACTATGAAACTTTCTTTGAAAGAAAGGGGCGAAAACTTTTTCTCAGCATCAATACGGCTCTGCTCAGGGATGGCAATAATGAAATTATCGGAGGCATAGAGACGTTCAGGGACATTACGATTATTAAAGAGTTGCATAATGAACTCAAGAATAAGTATTCCTTTGAGAACATCATTGGGAAAGACCAGCGCATGCATGAAGTCTATGAGTTGATACGGGAAGTAGCCCCTACAAAGGCAACTGTTCTTATCGAAGGAGAAACAGGAACAGGAAAGGAGTTAATAGCAAATGCCATACATCTGCATTCTCCAAGAAACAACAGACCGTTTGTTAAGGCAACCTGTGCTGTCCTTTCTGAAGGCCTGCTGGAGAGTGAACTCTTCGGGCATGTCAAAGGTGCTTTTACCGGTGCAATAACAGATAAGACCGGAAGGTTTGAGCTGGCAAATCAGGGGACCATTTTTCTGGATGAGATCGGAGATGTTGCCCTCCATACTCAGATAAAACTCTTAAGGGTGCTTCAGGAGGGGGAATTAGAACGGGTTGGTGATTCAAAGACAATAAGGGTAGATGTCAGGGTGATTGCCGCTACTAATAAAGACCTGAGACTTGCTGTAGAAAAGGGCGAATTCAGGGAAGACCTTTATTACAGACTAAAGGTAGTGCCTGTACTGGTCCCACCGTTGCGGGAAAGAAAAGATGATATTCCGCTCCTTTTAAAACATTTTATAGAAAAGTTTAACACGGAGATGGGTGCTAAGGTGGGGAATGTTTCTCCCGCTGCAATGGAGTTTCTTATGGAGTATCATTATCCCGGAAACATCAGGGAACTTGAACATATTATAGAATATGCCGTTATCAGATGTCATGGGGCGACTATTAATCCCGAACACCTTCCTAAGGATATTCAAAACAAGAGCATCATTGATAAGGTTATAAATAAACATGACCCCCTCAGAGAATTGGAGAGAGAGTTTGTCATCCGTCTCCTTATTGAGACCAACTGGAATTATCTGGAGTGTGCCAGAAGGCTGAATATGAGCAGAACTACGCTGTGGAGAAAGCTGAAGGCGCTTGATATTGGGAAAGAAAATCTTTAG